Proteins encoded within one genomic window of Novosphingobium sp. EMRT-2:
- a CDS encoding enoyl-CoA hydratase: MSPAEITYETDTPVRYDVRDGAAWITMDRPRYNNAQNSQMTYALDAAFRRAVDDPAVKVIVLAGSGKHFSAGHDIGTPGRDVARSFDRAHLLPDHVGRPGAEMLYTREQEVYLGMCRRWRDVTKPTIAMVQGACIAGGLMLAWVCDLIVASDDAFFQDPVSRLMGIPGVEYFAHAFELPPRVAKEFLLLGDRMPAQRAYDLGMVNLVVPRDELEQATTAMAAKLAAQASLGMWLTKQAVNHVEDLRGKRSAMDAAFHMHHFAHAQNDLVTGHALGGVTGKSAAADNKAGEKAGA; encoded by the coding sequence ATGAGCCCGGCGGAAATCACCTACGAGACGGACACCCCGGTGCGCTACGATGTGCGCGACGGCGCGGCGTGGATCACGATGGACCGGCCGCGCTACAACAACGCGCAGAATAGCCAGATGACCTACGCGCTCGATGCGGCGTTCCGGCGCGCGGTCGACGATCCCGCGGTGAAGGTGATCGTGCTGGCCGGTTCCGGCAAGCACTTCAGCGCCGGGCACGACATCGGCACCCCCGGGCGCGATGTGGCGCGCAGCTTCGATCGCGCGCACCTGCTGCCCGATCACGTCGGCCGCCCCGGCGCCGAGATGCTCTACACCCGCGAACAGGAAGTTTATCTCGGCATGTGCCGGCGCTGGCGCGATGTGACCAAGCCCACCATCGCGATGGTGCAGGGCGCGTGCATTGCCGGCGGGCTGATGCTGGCCTGGGTGTGCGATCTGATCGTCGCTTCGGACGATGCGTTCTTCCAGGACCCGGTCTCGCGCCTGATGGGCATTCCGGGTGTCGAATACTTTGCGCATGCGTTCGAGCTGCCGCCCCGCGTCGCCAAGGAATTCCTGCTGCTGGGCGATCGGATGCCGGCACAGCGCGCTTATGATCTCGGCATGGTCAACCTCGTCGTCCCGCGCGACGAACTGGAGCAGGCGACCACGGCGATGGCGGCGAAGCTTGCGGCCCAGGCCTCGCTGGGCATGTGGCTTACCAAACAGGCGGTGAATCACGTGGAAGACCTGCGCGGCAAGCGCTCCGCCATGGATGCCGCTTTCCACATGCACCACTTCGCCCATGCGCAGAACGATCTCGTCACCGGTCACGCGCTGGGCGGCGTCACCGGCAAGAGCGCGGCGGCGGACAACAAGGCGGGCGAAAAGGCGGGCGCATGA
- a CDS encoding nitronate monooxygenase family protein, translating into MTDPLATPLAALLGCRLPVIQTAMGWIAEPALVAATVEAGGFGFLGAAVMTPGEAADKIAVLCGLTAHPFGVNFHMFQPGAADLVEIIVANRDRVRAVSFGRGPDAKMIARFRDAGILCVPTVGAVKHARKMAELGVDMVVVQGAEGGGHTGAVATTVLLPQVLDSVGIPVVAAGGFADGRGLAAALAWGAAGVAMGTRFLMTRESPVPDAVKQRYLAAGTDDIEVTRTVDGLPQRMIRNKALTRLAVGGALASWRNAVSAGLAIKRATGASWGEILRAAQGMRVHGGLTLAQAMRAAAAPMLIQRAVVSGDSEAGLMATGQVAGRLSDLPSVADLLAAIEHDARARLAALSPDPTPLSPNHLRMSA; encoded by the coding sequence ATGACCGATCCGCTCGCCACGCCTCTTGCCGCGCTGCTCGGCTGCCGGCTGCCGGTGATCCAGACCGCGATGGGCTGGATCGCCGAGCCGGCGCTGGTCGCGGCGACGGTGGAGGCGGGCGGCTTCGGCTTCCTGGGCGCGGCGGTGATGACGCCGGGCGAGGCGGCCGACAAGATCGCGGTGCTGTGCGGCCTGACTGCGCATCCGTTCGGCGTAAACTTCCATATGTTCCAGCCGGGCGCGGCCGATCTGGTGGAAATCATCGTCGCCAACCGCGATCGGGTGCGGGCGGTGAGCTTCGGACGGGGGCCGGACGCGAAGATGATCGCCCGCTTCCGCGATGCGGGTATCCTTTGTGTGCCGACGGTGGGCGCGGTGAAGCACGCGCGCAAGATGGCCGAACTGGGCGTGGATATGGTTGTGGTGCAGGGCGCCGAGGGCGGCGGGCACACCGGTGCGGTGGCGACCACGGTGCTGCTACCGCAGGTGCTCGACAGCGTGGGCATTCCCGTCGTTGCCGCCGGAGGCTTCGCCGACGGACGTGGGCTGGCGGCGGCGCTGGCTTGGGGCGCGGCCGGCGTGGCCATGGGCACGCGCTTCCTGATGACGCGCGAGAGCCCGGTGCCTGACGCGGTCAAGCAGCGCTACCTTGCCGCCGGGACCGACGACATCGAGGTTACGCGCACGGTGGATGGTCTGCCGCAGCGGATGATCCGCAACAAGGCGTTGACCCGCCTGGCCGTCGGCGGCGCGCTGGCCTCATGGCGCAACGCGGTCTCCGCTGGCCTTGCGATTAAGCGTGCCACCGGCGCATCCTGGGGCGAAATCCTGCGCGCGGCGCAAGGGATGCGTGTGCACGGCGGCTTGACGCTCGCGCAGGCGATGCGTGCTGCCGCCGCGCCGATGCTGATCCAGCGCGCTGTGGTATCGGGTGACAGTGAGGCTGGGCTGATGGCCACCGGTCAGGTCGCCGGGCGCCTTTCCGATCTCCCCTCGGTAGCTGACCTGCTCGCTGCGATCGAACATGACGCGCGCGCGCGGCTGGCCGCGCTGTCGCCTGACCCCACGCCCTTGAGCCCCAACCACTTGAGGATGTCCGCCTGA
- a CDS encoding CoA-transferase subunit beta, with protein sequence MTQTTATLADLLVAQCAEVWRDDPEWLATGITPIPRLGASLAKLTFNPRLMITDGENMLLEQPAPIGPRDGGPVVEGWAPYARTFDNLWGGRRHALVAPVQIDRFGQTNISVIGDHARPKAALLGARGFPGNSISHPNSFFFPQHNRRALVEGEVDFVCSAGYNPARWLDGRKPHRLDLRRIVTNLCVMDFGGPDHAIRLVSLHPGVPMEEVRDNTGFDLAVLEQGVGETPLPDAAALAIIARLDPHNIRAGLIKGNPAAVRPASVRAM encoded by the coding sequence ATGACGCAAACCACCGCCACCCTGGCCGACCTGCTCGTGGCGCAGTGCGCCGAAGTCTGGCGCGACGATCCCGAATGGCTGGCGACGGGTATCACGCCGATCCCGCGCCTGGGCGCCAGCCTCGCCAAGCTGACGTTCAACCCGCGCCTGATGATCACCGACGGCGAGAACATGCTGCTCGAACAACCGGCGCCGATCGGCCCGCGCGATGGCGGTCCCGTGGTGGAAGGCTGGGCGCCCTATGCCCGCACGTTCGACAACCTGTGGGGCGGGCGCCGGCACGCGCTGGTCGCGCCGGTCCAGATCGATCGCTTCGGGCAGACCAACATCAGCGTGATCGGCGATCACGCCCGGCCCAAGGCGGCGCTGCTGGGCGCGCGCGGCTTTCCGGGCAACAGCATATCGCACCCCAACAGCTTCTTCTTCCCGCAGCACAACCGCCGCGCGCTGGTGGAAGGCGAAGTCGATTTCGTCTGTTCCGCCGGATACAACCCGGCGCGCTGGCTGGATGGCCGCAAGCCGCACCGGCTCGATTTGCGGCGGATCGTGACCAACCTGTGTGTGATGGACTTCGGCGGCCCGGATCACGCGATCCGCCTTGTTTCGCTCCATCCCGGCGTGCCGATGGAGGAAGTGCGGGACAATACCGGTTTCGACCTTGCCGTGCTCGAACAGGGCGTGGGCGAAACGCCTCTGCCCGATGCCGCAGCGCTGGCCATTATCGCGCGGCTTGATCCGCACAATATTCGTGCCGGTCTGATCAAGGGCAATCCTGCCGCCGTTCGTCCCGCGTCCGTTCGCGCCATGTGA